The proteins below come from a single Pseudomonas chlororaphis genomic window:
- a CDS encoding MFS transporter, with protein sequence MDRHLDRRNNLSLDSLNFFLADVRDGLGPYLAIYLLAVHQWQPSSIGMVMTLAAVAGLITQGPAGALIDRVRSKRAVVAVAALLVTLGCLVLPFTSSFGLVALTQALSAVAASVFAPAIAAISLGITGAKAFTRRTGRNETFNHAGNACAALLAGGFAWLFGPIAVFYLMAAMALASIIAVSCVSAEAIDHDVARGLETGQTVTGEMPSALRILLDNRTLLLFAMCCALFHLANAAMLPLVSQKLAQANAHLATPLTSACIVAAQLVMVPMAWLVGLKADIWGRKPLLLAGFLILPIRGVLYVLSDDLYWLVAVQLLDGIGAGLFGALFPLVVKDLTQGTGRFNVSLGVLSTVFGLGAALSNSLAGFVVEGAGYSAAFLTLAAIAALAFGLLLAMPETCLSRRATRPEAAVAME encoded by the coding sequence GTGGATCGACACCTGGATCGCCGCAATAACCTGTCCCTGGACAGCCTGAACTTCTTCCTCGCCGACGTCCGCGACGGGCTGGGGCCATACCTGGCCATCTATCTATTGGCCGTGCATCAATGGCAACCCTCCAGCATCGGCATGGTCATGACCCTGGCGGCCGTCGCCGGGCTCATCACCCAGGGCCCCGCCGGCGCGTTGATCGACCGCGTTCGCAGCAAGCGCGCGGTGGTGGCGGTCGCGGCCTTGCTGGTGACGCTGGGGTGCCTGGTGTTGCCATTCACCTCTTCGTTTGGTCTGGTGGCGTTGACCCAGGCCCTCAGTGCCGTGGCGGCGTCGGTGTTCGCCCCGGCCATCGCGGCCATTTCCCTGGGCATCACCGGGGCGAAAGCCTTTACCCGGCGGACCGGGCGCAACGAAACCTTCAATCATGCGGGCAACGCCTGCGCCGCGTTGCTGGCCGGTGGTTTCGCCTGGCTGTTCGGTCCCATCGCGGTGTTCTACCTGATGGCGGCGATGGCCTTGGCCAGCATCATCGCGGTCAGTTGCGTGTCCGCCGAAGCCATCGACCATGATGTGGCCCGCGGCCTGGAGACCGGCCAGACCGTCACCGGCGAGATGCCTTCGGCGTTACGGATCCTGCTGGATAACCGCACGCTGTTGCTCTTCGCCATGTGCTGCGCGCTGTTCCACCTGGCCAATGCGGCGATGCTGCCGCTGGTCAGTCAGAAACTCGCTCAGGCCAACGCGCACCTGGCCACGCCGCTGACCTCGGCGTGCATTGTGGCGGCGCAACTGGTGATGGTGCCGATGGCCTGGCTGGTGGGCCTCAAGGCCGACATCTGGGGGCGAAAGCCACTGCTGCTGGCCGGATTCCTGATCCTGCCGATTCGCGGCGTGCTGTACGTGCTTTCGGACGATCTTTACTGGCTGGTGGCGGTGCAATTGCTCGACGGCATCGGCGCCGGGCTGTTTGGCGCGCTGTTTCCGCTGGTGGTCAAGGACCTGACCCAGGGCACGGGACGGTTCAACGTCAGCCTCGGCGTGCTGTCCACTGTGTTCGGCCTCGGCGCCGCGTTGAGCAACAGCCTGGCGGGCTTCGTAGTCGAAGGGGCGGGCTACAGCGCGGCATTCCTGACACTTGCCGCGATTGCTGCGCTGGCCTTCGGCTTGCTGTTGGCCATGCCGGAGACCTGCCTGTCACGGCGTGCAACACGGCCTGAGGCCGCCGTGGCCATGGAATGA
- a CDS encoding dimethylallyltransferase — translation MNILMVLTSHDQLGDTGKKTGFWLEEFAAPYYVFVDAGMDVTLASPQGGQPPLDPKSNEEDAQTDATRRFRTDTEAQAALASTVLLGEVDPYDFDAVFYPGGHGPLWDLAEDRDSKILIEAMYAANKPVAAVCHAPGVFKNVVAPDGQPLVKGKKVTGFTNSEEDAVGLTQVVPFLVEDMLKAKGGEYSKAADWAVYVVEDGHLITGQNPASSEAVAEALLKRLEQEQTA, via the coding sequence ATGAACATTCTAATGGTCCTTACATCTCACGATCAGTTGGGCGATACCGGCAAGAAAACCGGCTTCTGGCTGGAGGAGTTCGCCGCGCCCTACTATGTGTTCGTCGACGCCGGGATGGACGTCACGCTGGCTTCTCCCCAGGGCGGGCAGCCGCCGCTGGACCCCAAGAGCAATGAAGAGGACGCCCAGACCGACGCCACCCGCCGGTTCCGCACGGACACCGAGGCCCAGGCTGCCTTGGCCAGCACGGTGCTGCTGGGCGAAGTGGATCCCTATGACTTCGACGCCGTGTTCTATCCCGGCGGCCATGGCCCGCTCTGGGACCTCGCCGAGGACCGGGACTCGAAGATCCTCATCGAGGCGATGTACGCCGCGAACAAACCCGTCGCCGCCGTTTGCCATGCCCCTGGCGTGTTCAAGAACGTCGTCGCCCCCGATGGCCAGCCGCTGGTCAAGGGTAAGAAAGTCACCGGCTTCACCAATTCCGAGGAAGACGCGGTGGGCCTGACCCAGGTGGTGCCGTTCCTGGTGGAAGACATGCTCAAGGCCAAGGGCGGCGAGTACTCCAAGGCGGCGGACTGGGCGGTCTATGTGGTCGAGGACGGACACCTGATCACCGGCCAGAACCCGGCGTCTTCCGAGGCCGTCGCCGAGGCACTGCTCAAGCGGTTGGAGCAGGAACAGACGGCCTAG